The Swingsia samuiensis genome contains the following window.
CTTGGGGATGTCTCGATTGAGGACTACTTAAAATATCGAGAAGAGCCAAGTGACCTTCCTGCTATGCTATCAACGGCTGCATTGCGGTATGGAAGTTATTCATTTGATTGGCCGACGCAAAAGGCATGTTTCCAATAGCTGCATGCTTTGTACGTTTTACGCTTATGAAGAAAAAGCGGAGAGGCCATTTAGGAAGGCCTCTCCTCTAGAGTTGCTAGACGTTATACTGGAACTAAAAGCACATGCTTTTTCTTACCAGAAGAGACTTTTAAAGACCCATCCTTGATATCCTTAGAAGAAAAAACCTGATTTTCGTCTGATATGACAATATCATTGATGCGTCCGCCTCCACCACGGATGAGGCGGCGCGCTTCTCCGCCGCTTGCGGCTAATTTTGCTTCTTGAAAAATTCTAAATGCGGGGATGCCTTCAGTTAAGAGAGCAGACGGAATGTCGATTGTTGGAAGAGCGGCCTGAGAAGAACCTTGCTCAAAAACGCGACGTGCTGTTTCCGCTGCTTCTTCTGCTGCGCTACGGCCATGACAGATTGCGGTCGCTTCGGTGGCAAGGATCTTTTTGGCGTCGTTAATCTCTGCTCCTTGCAAGGCGCCCAAGCGTTCACATTCTTCAACAGGAAGGTCTGTGAAGAGTTTTAAGAAGCGCCCAACATCTGCGTCTTCTGTATTGCGCCAGAATTGCCAATATTCAAAGACGGGAAGTTTTTCGGCTCTAACCCAAGTTGCACCATTGGCTGATTTGCCCATTTTCGCACCAGATGATGTTGTGACCAGTGGTGTAGTAAGGCCAAAAACCTGCTTTCCATCAGTACGGCGCGTTAAATCGATCCCGGAAACGATATTTCCCCATTGATCTGACCCTCCCATTTGGAGGACGGCACCATGTTGGCGATGAAGTTCTCGGAAATCGTAAGATTGCAAGATGGAATAATTGAATTCCAAAAAGGTCAGACCTTGTTCACGGTCAAGGCGTTGTTTAACGCTTTCAAATGAAAGCATACGATTAACAGAAAAATGGATACCCGCATCTTGCAGAAGGTTGATGTAGGATAATTTATCGAGCCAGTCTGCATTATTGACGAGGATCGCTCCATCGGGAGTTTGCTCGTCAGAAAAATGGATAAATTGACGAAGAGACTTTTCAATGCCTGCAATATTATGAGCAATCGTCTCATTGGTCATCAGCTTACGAGCTTCATCACGAAAGGATGGGTCTCCGATTTTGGCTGTACCGCCTCCCATAAGAGCAATAGGACGATGGCCATGTTTTTGAAGCAGACGAAGCGCCATAATTGAGAGCGCGTTTCCGACATGCAATGAATCTGCAGTCGGGTCGAAGCCAACATAAGCTGTGATTGGCCCAGCGGACATAACCTCATCAAGTGCATCAAGGTCAGTACATTGGAAGATCAGGCCGCGTGCTTGAGCTTCGATCAGAAACGGGCTTTTGGGCATTGATAAATCTTGCTTGGTTAGTGGTAAAGAATGAAGGGCAGAAATTATAACAGCTTTTACAGAGATAGGAAAACGGCAATAAAAAAACCCGCCTTGAGAGAAAGGCAGGTTTTTTAAAATCTGGATTGAATGCAACGGTTAGTCTGCAACCATAGCAAGTGCTTTTAACCCACGTTTTGTCATAACATGATCCTCAAGTGCCTCTGCAACTTGATCAGCATGTTTTGCAAAAATATGGTCGGCACCTTCGAAGATACGATAGTCGACAGTGACATTCTTTTGGGTATTTAGTTTTTCGACCAGCTTATTAATTCCTGGTTCAGGCGCCATTTCATCTTTACTGCCGGCAATCATGAGGCCACCACAAGGGCATGGCGCCAAGAAGCCAAAGTCATAATCATTAGCGGGTGGAGCAACGCTAATCCAACCGCTAATTTCTGGGCGGCGCATGAGCAACTGCATGCCCACAAAAGCACCAAATGAATAGCCAGAAATCCAAAGCTCGGTTGAGTTTGGATTGACCATTTGCATCCAATCTAATGCGGCAGCAGCGTCAGAAATTTCGCCAATACCGCCGTCATATCGCCCTTGAGATCGGCCTACGCCCCGTGAATTATATCGCATAACGGAGAAGCCCATCTTCTCAAAACTACGATACATTGTATAAGTAATGCGGTTATTCATTGTTCCGCCATGAAGCGGATGAGGGTGCAAGACAAGGGCGAGTGGAGCGTTAGGCTCGCTGGAATGGTGGTAACGACCTTCAAGCCGACCGTCTGGGCCGGCGAACATCACTTCAGGCATGAATACTCTCACTCTGTGTCGGGTAGAATTAATGGACCTACCGTCCGGTGTGGCCTTGTATATAGGGTTGACAGTCCTAATTTCCACCAAAATCGACTTAGGATTGCGATTCGTGTTAATTTATATGAATTATAAAGAATGATAGCAGCTTCTTCCCCAATCTATTTAGATGCGAATGCAACAGAACCTTTGCGGCCATCGGCCCGTGATGCGGCGGTTGATGGGATGATGCTTCTTGGCAATCCTTCATCTGTTCATGCGCAAGGCCGTGAAGCACGGCGTTTTCTGGAAGATGCTCGTAAGGTGCTGTCGGATGGTTTTGAACGTGATGCAGGGACGTGCGTCTTTACCGCAGGTGGCACAGAGGCCGATGCAATGGCTGTTCATGCATTTCGTAAAAATAGGCCTGTTTTGATTGGGGCGACGGAGCATGATGCTATTCGTAAGGCCGCATTAGATGCTGAATATATCCCCGTTAATGAACACGGTATTTTAGATATTGAGTATGTGCGAAAGCGTTTGCTTGAAAGTGGCCCAGCACTTGTTTGTGTGATGTCAGCTAATAATGAAACAGGTGTTTTGTCTCCGTTAGAAGATGTTGCTTCTTTATGTCATGAAACAGGTTCGCACTTACATGTTGATGCCGTGCAAAGTGCAGGCCGTCTTCCATTTAAAATATCAAATTGTAGTGTCGCCTTATCAGGGCATAAAATGGGTGGGCCCAAAGGAGCAGGGGCTTTGTTGTTGCCTAATGATGAACCGATGGATGCCTTGGTGCTGGGCGGTGGTCAGGAACGTGGAAGGCGGGGTGGAACGCAGCCCTTGCCAGCTATTTTAGGAATGACGGCTGCTTTTCAGGAGGCACAACAGCAGAAGTGGGATGATATTCGAGCGTTAAGAAACAGACTCGAAGAAAAAGTGAGTGAAGCTGGAGCTGATGTCGTTGGGAAGAGTGTGCCGCGGCTTCCAAACACGAGTTGTTTGATCTTGGAAGGAGTGTCTTCTCAAGTGCAACTTATGACCTTGGATTTGGAAGGATTTAGTGTTTCGGCGGGTTCGGCTTGTTCTTCTGGAAAGGTCGCAGCCTCGCATGTCCTGACGGCAATGGGGAAACAAGCAAGCGCTACACAAGCTATTCGTGTTTCATTGCCGTGGAATGTTAAGAAAGAACATGTAGACGCGTTTGGAGATGCTTACGTTCGGATGGCATCTCGGCTGAGAAAGAAGACGGTATGATTTATCTGGATTATTTTTCCACAACTCCGTGCGATAAGGTTGTTCTGGAAAAGATGATCCCGTGGTTTTCGGAAGATTATGGAAACCCACATAGTGTGCATGCCTTTGGGCAAAAAGCATCAGACGCGGTGGAACATGCTCGTCAGCAAATTGCGACACTGATTGGTGCAGAATCACGAGAAGTGATTTTTACGTCCGGGGCAACGGAGGCCAATAACCTCGCGATAAAAGGGGCTGCGCGTTATTTTAAGAAAATAGGCGATGAGCGCAGGCGTATTGTAACGGTTGCCACCGAGCACAAATGCGTTCTTGAATCGGTACGCTCATTAGAAGAAGAGGGGTTTGAGCCTGTTATTTTGGGAGTGGATCAGTTCGGACGGCTTGATCCAGAGACATTAAAAGAAGCCCTCCAAGCGCCGACATTGCTGGTGAGCATTATGGGAGCCAATAATGAGACGGGTGTTTTGCAAAATCTCCCTGTATTATCAAAAATTGTGAAAGAAGCTGGCGCGTTATTGCATGTGGATATGGCGCAGCTTGCGGGGAAATTACCTGTAACATTAGAGCGTGTGGATTTAGCTTCGTTATCGTCTCATAAGATGTATGGGCCTAAAGGAATCGGCGCTTTATATGTTCGGCGGCGCCCACGAGTAAGGTTGCTTCCGTTGTTTTCAGGGGGCGGACAGGAACGGGGCCTGCGTTCTGGAACGCTGCCTACGCCACTCGTTGTTGGTTTTGGAGAAGCTGCGGAGCAAGCTGCCAAGCGGTTACATACGGATATAGAATATATTTCTGGGTTAAGAGATGATCTTTGGGGAAAGCTTAAAGTTCTATTCCCAGGAATAGAATTAAATGGCGCAGAAGCTGAACGTTTGCCCGGAGCGTTGAATGTGTGTTTGCCAGAAGGGATAAGGGCTTTGGAAGTAATGGCTAAAGCTCCTGAACTCGCCGTATCAACAGGATCTGCTTGTACGGCTGCGGATGTAACCCCTTCATATGTGTTGACGGCGATGGGTTTTTCTGACGAGAAAGCATCTCGGTGCTTGCGTCTATCCGTTGGACGATTTACCTCCAAGTCTGATATTGATCGTGCGGTGACTTTGTTGGAAGAAGCGGTTCGCGCGCTCTAACGTTTGTGGAATAGAAAAGACAAATAGCCTATGCCTAAAATGACCTTTATCGAACGTGATGGTTCTCGTCGTGAAGTGGATGCTCCTGTCGGATTATCCGTGCTGGAAATTGCTCATAAATATGACCTTGACCTAGAAGGAGCGTGTGAAGGTTCCTTGGCTTGTGCGACATGCCATGTGATCGTGGATCCACAATGGGCTGAGAAGCTTAGCTCACCAACGGATGACGAAGAAGATATGCTTGATCTGGCATTCGGCTTAGAGCCAACCTCACGTTTGGGATGCCAGATTGTTATGACAGAAGCTCTTGATGGGCTCGTTGTTCGACTACCGAAAGCAGGCTGATTATGCGTATACTCGTTGCCATGTCAGGGGGCGTGGATAGTTCCGTTGTGGCCGCGCTCTTAAAACGTCAAGGCCACGAGGTAATTGGCGCAACTTTGCAACTCTATGATCATGGTCAGGCTGCGAAGCCGGGGGCGTGTTGCGCTGGGCGTGATATTATGGATGCCCGTTCTGTTGCAGATAAGCTGGACTTTCCGCACTATGTTATTGATGCGGAAAGCCGTTTTCGTGACAGTGTGATTGAAAGCTTTGCGGACTCGTATGCTCGGGGTGAGACGCCTGTGCCATGTGTTGCATGTAACCAAGGAGTCAAATTTACGGATTTGCTTGGTATGGCGCGGGATCTTGGGTGCGAGGCCATGGCAACGGGGCATTATGTTCGCCGGGTTGAAGGGGATCATGGGGTGGAAATGCACCGTCCCGTAGATGCCGAGCGCGATCAGACATGGTTTTTATTTGCGACCACAAAAGAACAGCTCGATTATCTTCGTTTCCCGCTTGGTGAAATGCCAGATAAAGCGCATGTGCGTGCATTAGCCCAAGAGTTGGGGTTAGATATTGCCTCAAAGCCAGATAGCCAAGATATCTGCTTTGTTCCGAGTGGGTCTTATGTGGAGGTGGTTGAAAAACTTCGTCCTGAAATACAAGGCCCCGGTGAAATTGTAGATGAAAAAGGAAATGTCTTAGGGCGTCATGAAGGTGTGGCGCGTTATACCGTTGGGCAGAGTAAACGGTTAGGTGATATTCATACGGCGATTGGCGAGCGTCAAATGGTGACGCAAATTGATGTGCCAAAGCGTCGTATTGTTGTAGGCCCTCGTGTTCAAGCTACGGAGAGTGATGCGCGTCGCACGGTTCATCTGCGTGATATGAACTGGCTAATTGATGCCTCTCCGGAAGGGGTTGAGTGTGGCGTACAAATCAGAGCGCGAGAAAAGCTCCGTAAAGCGCGTGTAAAACCACTTGTTGGGGGAAAGGCGCTTGTTGAATTTGAAGAGCCTGCAATGCCTGCCCCAGGGCAAGCGTGTGTTTTATATGATGGGACACGCGTTTTAGGGGGCGGCTTTATTCTGGCGGGAGAATAACGGCGTGACAGGTACTCTTTATTTAGGCTCTCGGCGTTATTCATCATGGTCTTTACGAGGGTGGTTGGCTATTCGGCTTGCGGGTATCGATGTTGTTGAGCGTGTTATCCCGTTAAAAGGTCAAGGGCGCACAACAGAAATTCATGCTCTTTCTCCTAATAAATTGGTACCATATCTTCAGCATGAGGGGGCTGATATTTGGGAAAGTCTGGCTATTTGTGAATATGCGGCTGAGTATAAACCGTCTCTATGGCCAGAAGAACGAGGTGCACGGGCGCATGCGAGAAGTGTGAGTGCACAAATGCATGCAGGCTTTCGGGTTGTTCGTCAAACATGCCCTATGGATTTGGAGCGCAAGTCTAAACCGTTAGTGGATATGGCAGCAGATTTGTTGGCCGATGTGGAATTGCTCAAGAGAACATTAGAAAATGCCCTTATGAGAACAGGGGAGCAGACACGTTATTTGTTTGGTTCAGACCTTACGATTGCTGACTGCATGTATGCTCCGATTGCTATTCGGGTAATGAATTATCAACTCCCCGTAGGAGCCATCGTCATGGCATGGTGTGAGACAATGCTAGACCACCCATTGATGAGGGAGTGGGCTAATCTGGCTTATCAAGAGCCAGATGAATGGCGTTTGTTTTACTCGTAGGAATGAGTACGATTACACTTCACACGTAATACAACCATCGGGGGTTATTTCTTTTAAGCAATTAGCAAATTCTTTAAAAGAAGCTGCGCGAGGGTCAGAGGCGCGCCAGACTAGCCCAATGGTGCGGCTAGCCTCTGGCTCGTGTAAAGACCGGATTGCAACAAGGTTCTCAAAGTCAGATCGATTTTTGAGAGCGAGTTGAGGGATAAGGGAAAAACCTTCTCCTGCTCCAATCATATGCCATAACATTTCTAGACTGGTGGCTAATCGAGGGTCTCTTTTGCGAGGCAGGGTAGGGCAGATGGATAAAGCTTGCTCACGTAGGCAGTGTCCATCTTCAAGGAGCAATAAGTCTTCTCTGCTCAACTGGGACAAAGTGATTTTTTTAAGTCGTGCCAGCTCGTGTGAAGCTGGAAATACCCCTAAAAAAGGCTCTGTGAAGAGCTCAATAGCGCCTAAAGAATCACTCGCAGTCGGCACGGCTAATAGTGCCAAATCAAGCTCACTGTTGCGAAGGGCTCGAACGAGACTATCCGTCATACCCTCAGTCAATCGCAAGTTTAAATGCGGGTATTTTTGACGAATATGAGGTAATAATCCCGGGATATAATACGGCCCTAGGGTTGGGATAACACCAAGGCGTAGCACCCCATCAAGAGGGCTGGTGCGTGCGCGTGCGACTTCCAGAAGAGAGCGAGCAGACGCAAGAACCTCTCGCCCAAGAGCGATGAGCTGCTCTCCATCAGGCGTTGGAGCGACGTGTCTACGAGAACGTTCAAAGAGTGTAACGTCCAGAAGGATTTCTAATTTTCGAACTTGCTCTGACAAGCCAGCTTGACTAACACCACAGCGTTCTGCTGCACGGGAGAAGTTGCGTAAGTCATCAACTGCCACAACATATTCTATGTCTCGTAAAGACAAGCCGGAAAGAGGGACGTAGCTCATATGTCTCATTATAATCGAAAATGCTTATATAGAATACTGGTTTTACCTGTAATTAAAATGATTTTTTAAGGTTGTGCGATGAAGACACACTTTTTGTAATGTATTCTGTAATAAAAGGGGTGTTTCTTATGTTTTTTGAAATAAAATGTAATAAAACACTTTGTCATTAATCATTCCCTTCTAATGGAAATCAAGCAAACAACGGAATGTATTAATTTTTTGATAAAATTTATTAAAGCTTTGTTGTTTAATAGAAGGGGACGGCGGGCAGGACGCTATTGCTCGGGGTGTTCATGAAAACGGGCCACCTTAAAAATAAGGTGGCAGCCATATGTGGTGAGCAGGGTGTTTTACTGTGGTATGCTTTCCTGAAGGAGGGGATAGAGAGAAGCAATAAGCAGCAAGGCCATACCAACATTAAAACCGCGTAGAACTGCGGGGTGTGTGAGCCACCGCTTCATAGCAGCGCCAAATCCCACCCAAAGACTCACACTTGGAAGATTGACTGCCCCACAAATCAGACAGGCAATGAGCAGGTTAAACAGAAAGTTCTGTCGCGGCGTATAAGCAGAAATCACGCTGATTGTCATGATCCATACTTTTGGGTTGACCCATTGAAAGCCGAGAGCTTGAAGAAAGCCAAGAGGGCGTGCGTGGCTAGTGGATGCGTTATTCATACTGGATGTTGCAATTTTCCAAGCAAGCCACAGTAAGTAGGCGACACTCATATATTTTAATAAGGCATAGAGCCAAGGTAAGCGATTGAAGATATTTCCAAGTCCAATCCCGACGAGCACGACCATCACAGCAAACCCGACACTCACCCCTAATATATGGGGAATAGTTCGCCGAAAACCATAATTAAGGCCCGATGCTGTCAGCATAGTGTTATTCGGTCCTGGCGTAATTGATGTGACGAGTGCAAATACAGCCAGAGGTCCTAGACTGCTCCAGAGGGATGTCATTGGTAAAACTCCATTTACATCTGAGGAAGTCTCTGCATTATTGATGAAGAAAGCAGAACAGAACCGATACAGTTTGATCAATCTCTTTCAAACTGTTCTGGAGAATTAACCGTGACAGTTAACCGTATGCAAGACTCACTAACGCTGCGCTGGCAGCCTGTGCGTGGCGGAGATCGCACACTGGTTACTCAGCTTGAAGATGAAATCGCAGGGCGTATTGCGGATCATATTTTAAGGCCAGGTAGTCGCCTGCCGTCTGTGCGACGTATGGCAGAAGCAGCAGGAGTTAGTCGCTTCACGGTTATTGAGGCCTATGAGCGATTGGTGGCGCGCGGACTTATAGAGCCTCGGCAGGGAGCCGGTTATTTTGTTCGATCGTTTATAGAAATGCCGATAGTGGCAGATACAGCATCTGTAGCGTCCCCACCCCCTTCTCGTTTAGATGTGGGTTGGCTTCTTCGTAGTACTTTCGGGAATGGCGCTTCAGTGGAAGTTGAAGCGGGAGCAGGGCTTCTGCCAAAGAGTTGGTTAGATGCTGAGCTGGTTAATGCTGCTATTCGTGCTGTCGGGCGTAAAATGGATGGTCAGTTGCTTAGCTACGGGCATCCGCGTGGGTATTCGTTATTACGCGCTCAGCAGGCCTCTTTGCTTCAAAGCCAAGGGATAGTCGCCCATCCAGATCAACATCTATTGACGACGGCAGGCGTCACGCAAGCATTGGATCTTATTTTGCGTTTGCTTGTTCAGTCCGGTGATACGGTTTTGGTGGAAGACCCGGGTTGGTTCCTGATTTTTGGACGGCTTGCAGCTTATGGTACGCGGATTATCGGTGTTCCACGTGGTCCAGAAGGGCCGGACTTGGAGGCTTTGGAGCGACTGGCGGCTGCTTATCGCCCTAAATTATTTCTCATTAATAGTGCGGTGCATAATCCCACCGGTTTTACAGTAACCGCTTCAGCGGCATATGACGTGCTTCGGATAGCAGAGAAATATGATTTCCGTATCGTAGAAGATGATACCTATGCTGATTTTCACCCTGGGACACCGATTAGGCTTGCATCCCTTGATGGGCTTCGGCGTGTTATTCTTGTGAGTGGGTATGCCAAAACATTAGCA
Protein-coding sequences here:
- a CDS encoding glutathione S-transferase family protein, which produces MTGTLYLGSRRYSSWSLRGWLAIRLAGIDVVERVIPLKGQGRTTEIHALSPNKLVPYLQHEGADIWESLAICEYAAEYKPSLWPEERGARAHARSVSAQMHAGFRVVRQTCPMDLERKSKPLVDMAADLLADVELLKRTLENALMRTGEQTRYLFGSDLTIADCMYAPIAIRVMNYQLPVGAIVMAWCETMLDHPLMREWANLAYQEPDEWRLFYS
- the tyrS gene encoding tyrosine--tRNA ligase, which produces MPKSPFLIEAQARGLIFQCTDLDALDEVMSAGPITAYVGFDPTADSLHVGNALSIMALRLLQKHGHRPIALMGGGTAKIGDPSFRDEARKLMTNETIAHNIAGIEKSLRQFIHFSDEQTPDGAILVNNADWLDKLSYINLLQDAGIHFSVNRMLSFESVKQRLDREQGLTFLEFNYSILQSYDFRELHRQHGAVLQMGGSDQWGNIVSGIDLTRRTDGKQVFGLTTPLVTTSSGAKMGKSANGATWVRAEKLPVFEYWQFWRNTEDADVGRFLKLFTDLPVEECERLGALQGAEINDAKKILATEATAICHGRSAAEEAAETARRVFEQGSSQAALPTIDIPSALLTEGIPAFRIFQEAKLAASGGEARRLIRGGGGRINDIVISDENQVFSSKDIKDGSLKVSSGKKKHVLLVPV
- a CDS encoding hydrogen peroxide-inducible genes activator; this encodes MSYVPLSGLSLRDIEYVVAVDDLRNFSRAAERCGVSQAGLSEQVRKLEILLDVTLFERSRRHVAPTPDGEQLIALGREVLASARSLLEVARARTSPLDGVLRLGVIPTLGPYYIPGLLPHIRQKYPHLNLRLTEGMTDSLVRALRNSELDLALLAVPTASDSLGAIELFTEPFLGVFPASHELARLKKITLSQLSREDLLLLEDGHCLREQALSICPTLPRKRDPRLATSLEMLWHMIGAGEGFSLIPQLALKNRSDFENLVAIRSLHEPEASRTIGLVWRASDPRAASFKEFANCLKEITPDGCITCEV
- the mnmA gene encoding tRNA 2-thiouridine(34) synthase MnmA — its product is MRILVAMSGGVDSSVVAALLKRQGHEVIGATLQLYDHGQAAKPGACCAGRDIMDARSVADKLDFPHYVIDAESRFRDSVIESFADSYARGETPVPCVACNQGVKFTDLLGMARDLGCEAMATGHYVRRVEGDHGVEMHRPVDAERDQTWFLFATTKEQLDYLRFPLGEMPDKAHVRALAQELGLDIASKPDSQDICFVPSGSYVEVVEKLRPEIQGPGEIVDEKGNVLGRHEGVARYTVGQSKRLGDIHTAIGERQMVTQIDVPKRRIVVGPRVQATESDARRTVHLRDMNWLIDASPEGVECGVQIRAREKLRKARVKPLVGGKALVEFEEPAMPAPGQACVLYDGTRVLGGGFILAGE
- a CDS encoding aminotransferase-like domain-containing protein; protein product: MTVNRMQDSLTLRWQPVRGGDRTLVTQLEDEIAGRIADHILRPGSRLPSVRRMAEAAGVSRFTVIEAYERLVARGLIEPRQGAGYFVRSFIEMPIVADTASVASPPPSRLDVGWLLRSTFGNGASVEVEAGAGLLPKSWLDAELVNAAIRAVGRKMDGQLLSYGHPRGYSLLRAQQASLLQSQGIVAHPDQHLLTTAGVTQALDLILRLLVQSGDTVLVEDPGWFLIFGRLAAYGTRIIGVPRGPEGPDLEALERLAAAYRPKLFLINSAVHNPTGFTVTASAAYDVLRIAEKYDFRIVEDDTYADFHPGTPIRLASLDGLRRVILVSGYAKTLAAGLRVGILAAESDLIMRLTDLKLLMGLTTSNLGENVVNHLLHEGHYKRHVSRIRRRVDKARHRCIEALTECGLQLPHLPYAGIFVWADCGQDSESVARRASEHGVLLAPGSLFSPDQAPSTMLRFMVSIADNPKIWPVLRTLLT
- a CDS encoding cysteine desulfurase family protein; amino-acid sequence: MIAASSPIYLDANATEPLRPSARDAAVDGMMLLGNPSSVHAQGREARRFLEDARKVLSDGFERDAGTCVFTAGGTEADAMAVHAFRKNRPVLIGATEHDAIRKAALDAEYIPVNEHGILDIEYVRKRLLESGPALVCVMSANNETGVLSPLEDVASLCHETGSHLHVDAVQSAGRLPFKISNCSVALSGHKMGGPKGAGALLLPNDEPMDALVLGGGQERGRRGGTQPLPAILGMTAAFQEAQQQKWDDIRALRNRLEEKVSEAGADVVGKSVPRLPNTSCLILEGVSSQVQLMTLDLEGFSVSAGSACSSGKVAASHVLTAMGKQASATQAIRVSLPWNVKKEHVDAFGDAYVRMASRLRKKTV
- a CDS encoding LysE family translocator — its product is MIKLYRFCSAFFINNAETSSDVNGVLPMTSLWSSLGPLAVFALVTSITPGPNNTMLTASGLNYGFRRTIPHILGVSVGFAVMVVLVGIGLGNIFNRLPWLYALLKYMSVAYLLWLAWKIATSSMNNASTSHARPLGFLQALGFQWVNPKVWIMTISVISAYTPRQNFLFNLLIACLICGAVNLPSVSLWVGFGAAMKRWLTHPAVLRGFNVGMALLLIASLYPLLQESIPQ
- a CDS encoding cysteine desulfurase family protein, coding for MIYLDYFSTTPCDKVVLEKMIPWFSEDYGNPHSVHAFGQKASDAVEHARQQIATLIGAESREVIFTSGATEANNLAIKGAARYFKKIGDERRRIVTVATEHKCVLESVRSLEEEGFEPVILGVDQFGRLDPETLKEALQAPTLLVSIMGANNETGVLQNLPVLSKIVKEAGALLHVDMAQLAGKLPVTLERVDLASLSSHKMYGPKGIGALYVRRRPRVRLLPLFSGGGQERGLRSGTLPTPLVVGFGEAAEQAAKRLHTDIEYISGLRDDLWGKLKVLFPGIELNGAEAERLPGALNVCLPEGIRALEVMAKAPELAVSTGSACTAADVTPSYVLTAMGFSDEKASRCLRLSVGRFTSKSDIDRAVTLLEEAVRAL
- a CDS encoding alpha/beta hydrolase, with amino-acid sequence MPEVMFAGPDGRLEGRYHHSSEPNAPLALVLHPHPLHGGTMNNRITYTMYRSFEKMGFSVMRYNSRGVGRSQGRYDGGIGEISDAAAALDWMQMVNPNSTELWISGYSFGAFVGMQLLMRRPEISGWISVAPPANDYDFGFLAPCPCGGLMIAGSKDEMAPEPGINKLVEKLNTQKNVTVDYRIFEGADHIFAKHADQVAEALEDHVMTKRGLKALAMVAD
- a CDS encoding ferredoxin family 2Fe-2S iron-sulfur cluster binding protein, with the protein product MPKMTFIERDGSRREVDAPVGLSVLEIAHKYDLDLEGACEGSLACATCHVIVDPQWAEKLSSPTDDEEDMLDLAFGLEPTSRLGCQIVMTEALDGLVVRLPKAG